Proteins encoded by one window of Dendropsophus ebraccatus isolate aDenEbr1 chromosome 4, aDenEbr1.pat, whole genome shotgun sequence:
- the ARL2BP gene encoding ADP-ribosylation factor-like protein 2-binding protein: protein MEDLEEENFTLSISSPKDAEFDCVVGHLEDIIMDDDFQVLQRNFMEKYYQEFEDTEENKLAYTPIFNEYISLVEKFIEEQLMERIPTFNMSTFISSLQSHRQEMAGDIFDILLTFTDFLAFKEMFLDYKAEKEGRGFDLSGGLVVTPLYNSSQMSS from the exons ATGGAGGACCTGGAAGAAGAAAATTTTACTCTATCAAT ATCATCTCCTAAGGATGCAGAGTTTGACTGTGTAGTTGGACACTTGGAGGATATTATAATGG ATGATGACTTCCAAGTACTACAGAgaaattttatggaaaaatattaCCAAGAATTTGAAGATACTGAAGAAAATAAGCTTGCATACACACCAATATTTAATGAATAT ATCAGTTTAGTGGAGAAATTTATAGAGGAACAGTTGATGGAGCGGATTCCAACATTTAACATGAGCACCTTCATCTCTTCACTCCA ATCTCATCGTCAGGAGATGGCAGGAGACATATTTGATATATTGCTGACTTTCACAGATTTCTTGGCTTTCAAGGAAATGTTCCTTGACTACAAAGCT GAAAAAGAAGGAAGAGGTTTCGATCTAAGTGGTGGCTTAGTGGTAACACCATTATACAACTCTTCACAAATGTCATCATAG